The Bacillus vallismortis genome window below encodes:
- the hpaB gene encoding 4-hydroxyphenylacetate 3-monooxygenase, oxygenase component, producing the protein MGIINGKEFIDRLNKLENEVWYDGEKIAGHISDHPAFKGIIRTKSSLYDLQTKDEVMNEMTYCLPGEHDPIGLSYLQPKTKSDLRKRRNMIEHWARHTHGMMGRSPDYMNTVMMSFASSAELLRGKENCFPEHILDVYKQAAKHDLSFTHTFITPQVNRSQSYLEISEKPISAKVIDRTEKGLIIQGARLLATQGGLTDEILVFSAPKFFFETDEAYAFSIPSNTKGLKFITRESFVVSESAFNHPLSSRYEEMDSIVVFDHVLVPWDRVFFYDNVEAAKDFMTKSSFHAFTFHQVAIRQMIKIEFLLGVAQLLVETINVSEYQHIQEKLSEIIVGVETIKALIDKSENDAQLDECGYMRPSLIPLQVVSTVISTLYPRLTEIIQLIGASGMVTLPTENAFNSEIREDLDQYLQANNANAEERVRIFRLAWDLTMSSFGTRQTHYERYFFGDPIRISSRLYTSYPMQQQVNMIKKFLYADAED; encoded by the coding sequence ATGGGGATCATCAATGGAAAAGAATTCATTGACCGATTGAATAAACTAGAAAACGAAGTATGGTATGATGGCGAAAAAATAGCGGGGCATATTTCCGATCATCCTGCATTTAAAGGGATCATCAGAACGAAAAGCTCGCTTTATGATTTGCAAACGAAGGATGAGGTCATGAATGAAATGACTTATTGCCTTCCTGGAGAACATGATCCTATCGGTCTCTCTTACCTTCAGCCTAAAACCAAGAGTGATTTGAGAAAAAGAAGGAACATGATTGAACATTGGGCCAGACATACTCACGGGATGATGGGGAGAAGTCCTGATTACATGAATACAGTTATGATGAGCTTTGCATCTTCAGCAGAGCTTTTAAGAGGTAAAGAGAATTGCTTTCCGGAACATATACTAGACGTGTATAAGCAAGCTGCTAAGCATGATCTTTCCTTTACCCATACCTTCATTACGCCCCAAGTGAACCGGTCACAGTCTTATTTAGAGATCAGCGAAAAACCGATATCTGCTAAAGTTATCGATAGAACTGAAAAAGGCTTAATTATACAAGGCGCACGTCTTCTTGCAACCCAAGGCGGGTTAACAGATGAAATTCTGGTTTTTTCGGCACCTAAATTTTTCTTTGAAACAGATGAAGCTTATGCTTTTTCGATACCCTCTAATACAAAAGGCCTCAAATTCATCACACGAGAATCATTTGTAGTAAGCGAATCTGCCTTTAATCATCCCTTAAGCTCAAGATATGAAGAAATGGATTCAATCGTTGTTTTTGATCACGTGTTAGTGCCATGGGATCGTGTGTTTTTTTATGATAATGTGGAAGCAGCTAAAGATTTTATGACAAAAAGCTCCTTTCATGCCTTTACCTTTCACCAGGTCGCGATTAGGCAAATGATCAAAATTGAATTTCTATTAGGAGTCGCGCAGCTGCTGGTCGAGACGATTAATGTTTCTGAATATCAGCATATACAAGAAAAACTCTCTGAGATCATTGTGGGAGTGGAAACCATTAAAGCACTCATTGACAAATCAGAAAATGACGCTCAGTTAGATGAGTGCGGCTATATGCGTCCCAGTTTGATCCCGCTTCAAGTCGTCAGTACGGTCATTTCTACTCTATATCCCCGATTAACGGAAATCATTCAATTAATTGGGGCTAGCGGAATGGTGACGCTGCCGACAGAAAATGCGTTTAACTCAGAGATACGGGAAGATCTTGACCAATACCTCCAAGCAAACAATGCAAATGCTGAAGAGCGTGTGAGAATTTTCCGTTTGGCGTGGGATTTAACCATGAGTTCATTCGGAACAAGGCAAACTCACTACGAAAGATACTTTTTCGGGGATCC